In one window of Lewinella sp. 4G2 DNA:
- the sucC gene encoding ADP-forming succinate--CoA ligase subunit beta — protein MNLHEYQGKSILEKYGVPIQKGYAADTVEEAMANYDKLSAESGSEFAVIKAQIHAGGRGKGGGVKLAKNRNEAKEHISNILGMQLKTPQTPGGMDGEGKQVNKILVAEDAYAPDFDACKEYYVSILMDRARKQNVIIHSVKGGMDIEAVAEETPELVHKTYIDPELGLQGFNAREVAFNLGLSGQAFKNMTKFIYKLYAAYLGADSALIEINPTLHNANDEIIAVDCKFSVDANALYRHKDIAAMRDKTEEDPTEVEAGEYGLNYVNLDGNVGCMVNGAGLAMATMDIIKLSGGEPANFLDVGGTADAERVEKAFRMILRDDKVEAILINIFGGIVRCDRVAQGVIDAYQNIGDIKVPIIVRLQGTNAVEAKKMIDESGLNVKSAITLQDAADVVKSVLA, from the coding sequence ATGAACCTCCACGAATACCAAGGCAAATCCATCCTCGAAAAGTACGGCGTCCCCATCCAGAAGGGCTACGCAGCCGACACGGTGGAAGAAGCCATGGCCAATTACGATAAACTCAGCGCGGAATCCGGCAGCGAATTCGCTGTCATCAAGGCGCAGATCCACGCCGGTGGCCGCGGTAAGGGCGGTGGAGTAAAACTGGCCAAGAACCGCAACGAGGCCAAGGAGCACATCTCCAACATCTTAGGCATGCAGCTCAAAACGCCCCAGACCCCCGGTGGAATGGACGGCGAAGGCAAGCAAGTCAACAAGATCCTCGTCGCCGAAGACGCATACGCTCCCGACTTTGACGCCTGTAAGGAATACTACGTATCCATCCTCATGGACCGTGCCCGCAAGCAAAACGTCATCATCCACTCCGTCAAGGGTGGTATGGACATCGAGGCCGTTGCGGAAGAAACGCCCGAGCTCGTTCACAAGACCTACATCGATCCAGAACTCGGTCTCCAGGGTTTCAACGCCCGGGAAGTAGCCTTCAACCTTGGTCTCTCCGGCCAGGCGTTCAAGAACATGACCAAGTTCATCTACAAGCTCTACGCCGCCTATCTCGGTGCGGACTCCGCTTTGATCGAGATCAACCCTACCCTGCACAACGCCAACGACGAGATCATCGCCGTCGACTGTAAGTTCAGCGTCGACGCCAACGCGCTTTACCGCCACAAGGACATTGCCGCCATGCGCGACAAGACCGAAGAAGACCCCACCGAAGTGGAAGCCGGCGAATACGGCCTCAACTACGTTAACCTCGACGGCAACGTCGGCTGCATGGTTAACGGTGCCGGCCTCGCGATGGCGACGATGGACATCATCAAGCTCTCCGGTGGCGAGCCCGCCAACTTCCTCGACGTAGGGGGTACGGCCGACGCCGAACGCGTGGAGAAAGCCTTCCGCATGATCCTGCGCGATGACAAGGTGGAAGCCATCCTCATCAACATCTTCGGCGGCATCGTCCGCTGTGATCGCGTCGCTCAGGGTGTCATCGATGCCTACCAAAACATTGGTGACATCAAGGTTCCCATCATCGTGCGTCTCCAGGGTACCAATGCCGTGGAAGCTAAGAAGATGATCGACGAATCTGGACTGAACGTGAAGTCCGCCATTACGCTGCAGGATGCGGCTGACGTGGTGAAGTCGGTGCTGGCGTAA
- a CDS encoding RDD family protein, protein MLNDTLLDQGFSDTTPYENFPIASRGKRFLNYLIDYAGYTVLGLVIGVILGAIYPEILDTALFDENNQITDYLLGALLIIIYYPLTEGLLEGKSLGKMITKTRTVKRDGNPVSMEDIMIRTISRIVPFDPLSFLGKEPIIGWHDKWSKTIVIDESDKSRGTSNWD, encoded by the coding sequence ATGCTAAACGACACCCTCCTAGACCAAGGCTTCTCCGACACCACCCCCTACGAAAACTTCCCCATCGCCAGCCGCGGCAAACGCTTTTTGAATTACCTCATTGATTACGCGGGGTACACCGTGCTTGGCCTAGTTATCGGAGTTATTTTAGGTGCCATTTATCCTGAAATTTTGGATACCGCCCTATTCGATGAGAACAATCAGATTACGGACTACTTGCTCGGCGCGCTACTGATCATCATCTATTACCCACTTACCGAAGGTCTGCTCGAAGGCAAATCACTGGGCAAGATGATCACCAAAACAAGGACGGTGAAGCGGGATGGCAATCCGGTGTCCATGGAAGACATCATGATTCGGACGATTAGCAGAATTGTCCCCTTCGATCCTCTCAGCTTTCTGGGCAAAGAGCCCATCATCGGCTGGCACGACAAATGGTCCAAAACCATCGTGATTGATGAGAGCGATAAGTCACGGGGAACCTCCAATTGGGACTAA
- a CDS encoding RDD family protein gives MRETLDGDLASDSRIIMIASKQRRAYAFALDLLFYFFFSTLTYWLMMVTLHQFLSAEALIFIDSHLPGLIYLLLYFLYYVISESLLSGRSLGKLITKTRAVRLDGSKISFTQVLKRSLCRLIPLELLSYFGDERPIGLHDRYSQTLVIEVGSVLNEDLL, from the coding sequence ATGCGAGAAACACTAGACGGAGATTTAGCGAGCGATTCGCGTATCATAATGATTGCCTCGAAGCAACGCCGAGCTTATGCATTCGCACTGGACCTTCTGTTTTATTTTTTCTTCTCAACCTTGACGTACTGGTTGATGATGGTAACGCTTCATCAATTTCTCTCGGCGGAGGCTCTTATTTTCATCGATAGCCATTTGCCTGGCTTGATCTACCTTCTTCTGTACTTTTTGTATTACGTGATCAGTGAATCACTACTGAGTGGCCGGTCTCTCGGGAAGCTTATAACCAAAACACGTGCTGTCCGACTTGATGGTTCAAAAATCTCTTTTACTCAGGTGTTAAAACGGTCACTTTGCCGGCTGATCCCACTGGAACTGCTGTCCTATTTTGGAGACGAACGGCCTATTGGCTTACACGACCGTTACAGTCAGACGCTGGTGATTGAAGTGGGATCTGTCTTAAATGAGGACCTACTTTGA
- a CDS encoding cryptochrome/photolyase family protein: protein MPKTLRLILGDQLNQHHSWFNEVDDDVTYALFETWSEATYTKHHVQKITGFFLAMRHFAEWARDAGHQVVYRTLDETREAQLESISDNLLALAEEIGAKKLGYQLPDEYRLDEELKSLSESFGGVIEVVDTEHFMSTRDDLEEIFKGKKTYLMETFYRTMRKRHQVLMDPSGEPETGTWNYDQENRGSLPKDIVFPEASIFERDASDIVAMIERNGIETMGRMRDNLFTYPVTRNECLEAMHDFCDNRLQFFGTYQDAMTEKHPLLYHANLSFAMNLKMISPKEVIDAAIETYRKRSSEITFNQLEGFVRQIIGWREYMRGVYWAKMPEFSYKNDLDHQLSLPKWYWTGDTKMNCLSHAVNQSLDNAYAHHIQRLMVTGNFALVLGAHPDDVDAWYLGVYIDAIEWVEITNTRGMSQRADGGLIATKPYCSSANYINKMSDYCKNCHYDHKKKVGEKACPFNSLYWDFLERHRDKFEKNFRMAFMYRTWDKKDGEEKAAILERAEWVKAHREEL from the coding sequence ATGCCCAAAACCCTCCGCCTCATCCTCGGCGACCAACTCAACCAACACCACAGCTGGTTCAACGAAGTCGACGACGACGTCACCTACGCCCTCTTCGAAACCTGGTCGGAGGCGACGTATACAAAGCACCACGTCCAGAAGATCACGGGGTTCTTCCTGGCGATGCGGCACTTCGCGGAGTGGGCTCGGGACGCCGGCCACCAAGTCGTATACCGAACGCTCGATGAAACGCGGGAGGCGCAACTGGAATCCATTAGCGATAACCTGCTAGCGCTCGCTGAGGAAATCGGCGCTAAGAAGTTGGGCTACCAGCTACCGGATGAATACCGGCTAGACGAAGAGCTTAAATCATTATCAGAAAGTTTTGGAGGAGTAATCGAAGTGGTAGATACCGAACACTTTATGTCCACCCGCGACGACCTGGAGGAGATCTTCAAGGGGAAGAAGACCTACCTCATGGAGACCTTCTACCGGACAATGCGCAAGCGCCATCAGGTATTAATGGATCCCTCCGGCGAGCCAGAAACCGGGACGTGGAACTACGACCAGGAAAATCGGGGCTCCCTGCCCAAGGACATTGTTTTCCCCGAAGCCAGCATCTTCGAGCGGGACGCCAGCGACATCGTCGCCATGATCGAACGCAACGGGATCGAAACTATGGGGCGGATGCGTGATAACCTTTTCACCTACCCCGTCACCCGCAACGAGTGCCTGGAGGCGATGCACGATTTCTGCGATAACCGCCTCCAATTCTTCGGCACCTACCAGGATGCGATGACGGAGAAGCACCCCCTCCTCTATCACGCTAACTTGAGTTTCGCGATGAACCTCAAGATGATTTCTCCAAAGGAGGTGATCGACGCGGCCATCGAGACCTACCGCAAACGAAGCAGCGAGATCACCTTTAACCAACTAGAGGGCTTCGTCCGTCAGATCATCGGCTGGCGGGAATACATGCGCGGGGTCTACTGGGCCAAGATGCCGGAGTTCTCCTACAAAAATGACCTGGACCACCAGCTTAGCCTCCCCAAGTGGTACTGGACGGGCGACACCAAGATGAACTGCCTCTCCCACGCCGTTAACCAGAGCCTGGACAACGCCTACGCCCACCACATCCAACGCTTAATGGTGACGGGGAACTTCGCCCTCGTCCTCGGTGCCCACCCGGACGACGTCGATGCCTGGTACCTCGGCGTCTACATCGATGCGATTGAATGGGTGGAAATCACCAATACGAGGGGGATGTCCCAACGCGCCGACGGCGGTCTAATCGCTACCAAACCCTACTGCAGCAGCGCCAACTACATCAACAAGATGAGCGACTACTGTAAGAACTGCCACTACGACCACAAGAAGAAAGTCGGCGAAAAGGCCTGCCCCTTCAACTCCCTTTACTGGGATTTCCTGGAGCGCCACCGTGACAAGTTTGAGAAGAATTTTCGCATGGCTTTCATGTACCGGACCTGGGACAAAAAGGATGGGGAAGAGAAAGCCGCCATTTTGGAGCGGGCGGAGTGGGTGAAGGCGCACCGGGAGGAGTTGTAG
- the tnpA gene encoding IS200/IS605 family transposase, with the protein MAQSLSRIVIHSVFSTKYRRPLISSEFEPDLYREMTRILKTLDSHVIRINGVEDHVHIIHTLPRTRSIAELIREVKKKSTKYIKLRHSHYDWIGWQNGFASFSAHYANLDELTEYVENQKLHHASSARNSSFQSELIGLLTRHGVEFDLRYLFPPDPEVLAA; encoded by the coding sequence ATGGCACAATCACTTTCCCGGATCGTCATTCATTCGGTCTTCTCCACCAAATACCGGAGGCCGCTAATATCTTCTGAGTTCGAGCCCGACTTATATCGCGAGATGACACGGATTCTTAAGACGTTGGATAGCCACGTCATTCGTATCAATGGCGTAGAGGACCACGTCCACATCATCCATACGCTACCGCGGACACGGTCGATAGCAGAGTTGATTCGGGAGGTCAAGAAGAAGTCGACCAAGTACATAAAATTACGCCACTCTCACTACGATTGGATCGGGTGGCAAAATGGCTTCGCATCATTCTCCGCCCACTACGCGAACCTCGATGAGCTGACGGAATACGTGGAAAATCAAAAGCTTCACCACGCTTCCTCAGCGCGAAATAGCTCCTTTCAGAGTGAATTAATCGGTCTGCTAACTAGGCATGGCGTAGAGTTCGATTTACGATACCTCTTCCCACCAGACCCTGAAGTACTGGCTGCCTAG
- a CDS encoding glycosyl hydrolase, producing the protein MRYLLLLALLLAQIPFPQSLGTRVSAQELEAMAKTSSLQFRNIGPFRGGRSCAVTGVAGKPNLYYFGATGGGVWKTKDGGQTWTNVSDGYFGGSVGAIAVAPSNPNVLYVGGGEKTVRGNVSYGYGVWKSIDGGKSWQQTGLNNSRHIGRIRVDRNDPNLVYAAVMGDLYKDTEERGVYRSKDGGQTWERILFAGAAAGAVDLDIDASNPRILFASTWKIRRTPYSLSSGGEGSALWKSTDGGDTWLDISSAKGLPSGTWGINAVAISPVDGERVYAIIENENGGVFVSNDGGETWAKRNDDRALRQRAWYYTRIYADPVDVDGVYVMNVNYHYSLDGGQTFEFHRAPHGDHHDLWIAPENPERMIIGDDGGAQVSFDRGENWSTYYNQPTSQFYRVTTDNHFPYRIYGAQQDNSTIRIPHRTDGGTIGEADWESTAGGESAHIAPDPNNPDVVYGGSYDGFFTRYDHATGQRRAINVWPDNPMGHGAEGMKYRFQWNFPIFFGADGETLYTTSQHVHKSTDEGETWEIISPDLTRNEAEKLGPSGGPITKDNTSVEYYATIFAATESHREPGLMWAASDDGLVHVKTPGSADGEWTNVTPRDAPKYIMWNSVEVDDAREGAVFLAGTSYKSGDYTPYLYHLTDSGKKANRIDAGIPRDEFTRVVRQYRKSPNILFAGTEKGLHISYDTGRSWEPFQQNLPIVPITDLTIKDDNLIVATQGRAFWILDDLTILTQLKDVAADAAFHLFQPADAWRMGGSTRSSRTSGQNHPGGVNFHLWLTEDTAKDTNEYFLRIEQGGEVIREWTTTDKDNMLELKPGGQVVNWDLRYPSGTKVPGMILWWAGTGGPMALPGDYVATFGTEGNEQSREFTVKADPRVTASEADQLAQFNFMKEVRDKVSEAHQAIIDLREVRDQIKTFQSRLPEDSAEELKAFGKTIIEELTEVEETLYQTKNRSGQDPLNYPIRLTNKLAHLNSLVGVGTFKPTASSYAVKAEMTAAIDVELAKYRSVMQEKVPAYNRMIMAAEVPVIAVPVGEKDARK; encoded by the coding sequence ATGCGCTACCTCCTCCTCCTAGCCCTCCTCCTCGCCCAAATCCCCTTCCCCCAATCACTCGGCACCCGCGTCAGCGCCCAGGAACTGGAGGCGATGGCGAAAACCAGTTCCCTCCAATTCCGCAACATCGGACCCTTCCGCGGCGGGCGATCGTGTGCCGTGACGGGCGTGGCGGGCAAGCCGAACCTCTACTATTTCGGGGCAACCGGCGGCGGCGTTTGGAAGACCAAGGACGGTGGCCAGACCTGGACGAACGTTTCCGACGGCTATTTCGGCGGCTCCGTCGGGGCGATCGCGGTGGCACCCAGCAACCCGAACGTACTCTACGTTGGGGGCGGGGAGAAGACGGTGCGCGGAAACGTCAGCTACGGCTACGGAGTCTGGAAATCGATCGACGGGGGGAAATCGTGGCAACAAACGGGGCTCAACAACTCGCGCCACATCGGCCGCATCCGCGTGGACCGCAACGACCCGAACCTCGTCTACGCTGCCGTGATGGGCGACCTTTATAAAGACACCGAAGAACGCGGCGTTTACCGCTCCAAAGACGGTGGCCAGACCTGGGAACGCATTCTCTTTGCGGGCGCTGCCGCAGGTGCCGTGGATTTGGACATCGACGCCTCCAACCCGAGGATCCTCTTCGCTAGTACCTGGAAAATCCGCCGAACGCCGTACAGCCTCTCCAGCGGAGGTGAAGGGAGCGCCCTCTGGAAAAGTACGGACGGCGGCGACACCTGGCTGGATATCTCCTCCGCAAAAGGACTGCCGAGCGGCACCTGGGGCATCAACGCCGTGGCCATCAGCCCCGTGGACGGCGAACGCGTCTACGCCATCATCGAAAACGAAAATGGCGGCGTTTTCGTGAGCAACGACGGCGGCGAAACCTGGGCCAAACGCAACGACGACCGCGCCCTCCGCCAACGCGCCTGGTACTACACCCGGATCTACGCCGACCCGGTGGACGTCGACGGCGTCTACGTCATGAACGTGAACTACCACTACAGCCTGGATGGCGGGCAGACCTTTGAATTCCACCGTGCGCCCCACGGCGACCATCACGACCTCTGGATCGCCCCCGAAAACCCCGAACGGATGATCATCGGCGACGACGGCGGCGCCCAGGTGAGTTTCGACCGGGGCGAAAACTGGTCGACCTACTACAACCAACCCACCTCCCAATTCTACCGGGTAACGACGGATAACCACTTCCCCTACCGCATCTACGGCGCGCAGCAGGACAACTCAACCATCCGCATCCCGCACCGGACGGACGGCGGCACCATCGGAGAAGCCGACTGGGAAAGCACCGCCGGTGGGGAATCCGCCCACATCGCCCCGGATCCCAATAATCCGGACGTCGTCTACGGCGGCAGCTACGACGGTTTCTTCACGCGCTACGACCACGCGACGGGCCAACGCCGCGCCATCAACGTGTGGCCGGATAACCCGATGGGCCACGGTGCGGAAGGGATGAAATATCGCTTCCAGTGGAACTTCCCCATCTTTTTCGGGGCCGATGGTGAGACCTTATATACTACGAGCCAACACGTCCACAAAAGCACGGACGAAGGGGAGACGTGGGAGATCATCAGCCCGGACCTCACCCGCAACGAAGCCGAAAAACTCGGCCCTTCCGGAGGCCCCATTACGAAGGACAATACCTCCGTGGAATACTACGCGACCATCTTCGCCGCCACCGAAAGCCATCGCGAGCCCGGTTTGATGTGGGCGGCTTCGGACGACGGCCTCGTCCACGTGAAAACGCCCGGCAGCGCCGACGGTGAGTGGACGAACGTCACCCCACGCGACGCACCGAAGTACATCATGTGGAACTCCGTCGAAGTGGACGACGCTCGGGAGGGTGCCGTATTCCTCGCTGGCACCAGTTACAAATCAGGCGACTACACCCCTTACCTCTACCACCTGACGGATTCCGGCAAAAAGGCCAACCGGATCGACGCTGGCATCCCGCGTGATGAGTTTACCCGCGTCGTTCGTCAGTACCGCAAATCACCGAATATCCTTTTTGCGGGGACGGAAAAGGGCCTGCACATCAGCTACGATACCGGCCGCTCGTGGGAACCTTTTCAGCAAAACCTCCCCATCGTCCCCATTACTGATCTGACGATCAAAGACGACAACCTCATTGTCGCTACCCAGGGTCGCGCCTTCTGGATTTTGGACGACCTGACGATACTAACGCAGTTGAAGGACGTTGCCGCCGACGCTGCCTTCCACCTCTTCCAACCCGCCGACGCCTGGCGGATGGGTGGCTCAACGCGCAGTAGCCGGACGTCCGGCCAGAACCACCCCGGTGGCGTCAACTTCCACCTCTGGCTTACGGAGGACACGGCCAAGGATACCAATGAATATTTCCTCCGCATTGAGCAGGGTGGGGAGGTCATCCGCGAGTGGACCACCACCGATAAGGATAACATGCTGGAGCTGAAGCCCGGTGGCCAGGTTGTTAACTGGGACCTTCGCTATCCCTCCGGTACCAAGGTGCCGGGGATGATCCTCTGGTGGGCGGGCACCGGCGGGCCGATGGCGCTGCCCGGCGACTACGTGGCCACCTTTGGTACGGAGGGCAACGAGCAATCCCGCGAATTCACCGTCAAGGCAGACCCCCGCGTGACGGCGAGCGAGGCGGACCAACTGGCCCAGTTCAATTTCATGAAGGAGGTGCGGGATAAGGTCAGTGAGGCCCACCAGGCCATCATCGACTTGCGGGAGGTCCGCGACCAGATCAAGACCTTTCAATCTCGCTTACCCGAAGATTCCGCGGAGGAGTTGAAGGCGTTCGGCAAGACCATCATCGAGGAGTTAACCGAGGTGGAGGAAACGCTGTACCAAACCAAAAACCGTTCCGGGCAGGATCCGCTCAATTATCCCATCCGGCTGACGAATAAACTTGCTCATTTGAATAGCCTCGTCGGCGTTGGTACCTTCAAACCGACAGCGTCCTCCTACGCGGTGAAGGCGGAGATGACGGCGGCTATTGATGTGGAGTTGGCGAAGTATCGCTCGGTGATGCAGGAGAAGGTCCCGGCGTATAATCGGATGATCATGGCGGCTGAGGTGCCGGTGATCGCGGTACCGGTGGGGGAGAAGGATGCGCGGAAGTAG
- a CDS encoding M48 family metalloprotease, whose translation MPPSYLQVFERRSAALIEGVLDEEFYFEPSATAYLEGILLEVAAANGIEFSPLLLIERSPTVNAYSMGHGLFVVTTGLLANMPRRDQLVFILAHELAHDQLDHLGDKLAQLPPIPEDAQSERDKRAARRAQRKELKERGQFAMMKDQRDQLYNARRFNRANELEADSMAAVYLQQTKYDVLRAADALANLNPGVAFNITREQTVSALTSAGYPLQEHWLRAKATMFGGSFGKKETEEAEEEYFWAADSLRTHPDIDLRLARLGLDSALARNGASAVDHPLATLAQREQMALYDAAELPIHTICLAIPYLDKPEDPNYLIAQAFVARSLDRIGRSIPEHNYAKMVPPAAHFEAEGAHLLVEMTQRMNAGDLRQLALALAEDAKREFPDSSIFTALLLELRAD comes from the coding sequence GTGCCCCCCTCCTACCTCCAAGTGTTTGAACGACGATCCGCAGCCTTGATTGAAGGCGTATTGGACGAAGAATTTTATTTCGAACCAAGCGCCACCGCTTACCTGGAAGGGATTTTGTTGGAAGTTGCCGCAGCCAATGGTATTGAATTTTCTCCACTGCTATTGATTGAGCGATCTCCTACGGTGAATGCCTACAGTATGGGCCACGGGCTCTTCGTAGTCACGACTGGCTTGTTGGCAAACATGCCCCGGCGCGATCAACTTGTCTTCATTCTGGCGCATGAACTGGCCCACGACCAGCTGGATCACCTGGGTGATAAACTCGCCCAGCTTCCACCAATCCCAGAGGACGCTCAAAGTGAAAGAGATAAGCGTGCCGCCAGGAGAGCGCAGCGAAAAGAACTGAAGGAGCGCGGCCAATTCGCCATGATGAAAGACCAGCGTGACCAACTGTACAACGCTCGACGCTTCAACCGCGCCAATGAGTTGGAAGCCGATTCTATGGCTGCCGTCTACCTACAGCAAACCAAGTACGACGTTCTGCGTGCAGCAGATGCACTGGCCAATCTCAACCCTGGCGTTGCTTTCAATATTACCAGGGAACAAACCGTATCCGCCCTTACCAGTGCTGGTTACCCACTACAGGAACATTGGTTACGCGCTAAGGCAACGATGTTTGGCGGTTCCTTTGGCAAGAAGGAAACTGAGGAGGCAGAAGAGGAATATTTCTGGGCGGCTGACAGCCTCCGAACACACCCGGATATTGACTTACGACTGGCCAGGTTAGGCCTGGATTCTGCGCTCGCACGCAACGGTGCGTCCGCTGTCGACCATCCGCTGGCTACCCTGGCCCAGCGAGAACAGATGGCCCTGTACGATGCGGCTGAGTTGCCCATCCACACCATTTGTTTGGCTATACCTTACCTGGATAAGCCGGAAGACCCTAATTACCTGATTGCCCAGGCTTTTGTCGCCCGGTCTCTCGATCGTATCGGTCGCTCGATCCCGGAACACAACTACGCGAAAATGGTTCCCCCAGCCGCTCACTTCGAAGCGGAGGGTGCCCACCTTTTAGTGGAAATGACTCAAAGAATGAATGCTGGTGATCTGCGGCAGCTTGCCCTCGCCCTAGCGGAAGATGCCAAAAGAGAATTTCCGGATTCATCAATATTTACCGCGCTCCTATTAGAGCTGCGCGCTGACTAA
- a CDS encoding DUF6770 family protein, producing the protein MLSRLTLTTLLCLFTLSFLSAQSVTMNELYGVNLRQSGAIDNNGTVTGYYFLTVRQKERRVKGKKKPQITKNYHLELYDVDMAKIGEKVIRDKPGLAIRQVAYNGTYLAVKMANHVDERKWVELLDGSGETVNRATLKYSAYDDPKLVASFANYGFKELHSIPGGFVNVDVMAEKKLGRSKYEVKFISNEKEVKGWTKRSSSKSKDYEFSTFITTTDSLAIYNVWTRPNLLSQKMEGAIAGVHLRTGKLVFKRQVKGDENTVAWSSGQVVDDQIMITGHDVGSSNKIYTDSPKGLNAVWFDLEGKQINQKRLSMDEVFQFTSASIGGIKGKNLYIHETAIDEKGNFIIACEYYNSFNGGLSALEGLVIGLDETFNLEAVALVEKGRSRNGEGIARTLSGGISLGRKETVAAIAAANGEFDHALLHTEAGATTVAYFGGNKTVRQDGNLSIFVNLVKDGQIKQEKMSFSANTDFVRILPARPGYIAVAEYDKDTKSLNVRVERLNF; encoded by the coding sequence ATGTTATCAAGACTTACGCTAACAACTTTGCTTTGCCTTTTCACCCTTTCCTTCTTAAGTGCGCAGAGCGTCACCATGAACGAGCTCTACGGTGTGAACCTGCGCCAGAGCGGTGCCATCGACAATAACGGTACGGTAACCGGCTACTACTTTCTGACGGTCCGCCAGAAAGAGCGCCGCGTAAAAGGAAAGAAGAAACCTCAAATCACTAAGAATTATCACCTCGAGCTTTACGACGTCGATATGGCGAAAATTGGTGAGAAGGTAATCAGAGATAAGCCTGGCTTGGCGATTCGGCAGGTCGCCTACAACGGAACCTACCTGGCCGTCAAAATGGCTAACCACGTTGATGAACGTAAGTGGGTGGAACTCCTGGACGGAAGCGGCGAAACCGTTAATCGCGCTACGTTGAAATACAGCGCTTACGATGATCCTAAATTAGTCGCCAGTTTTGCAAATTATGGTTTCAAAGAGCTACATTCTATCCCGGGTGGTTTCGTCAACGTCGACGTCATGGCGGAGAAGAAGCTAGGCCGTAGTAAGTACGAGGTCAAGTTCATCTCGAACGAGAAGGAGGTAAAAGGTTGGACGAAACGGAGCTCCTCAAAAAGTAAGGACTACGAGTTCTCTACCTTCATTACGACAACCGATAGTCTAGCCATCTACAACGTATGGACGCGCCCGAACTTGCTTAGCCAGAAAATGGAGGGTGCCATTGCCGGTGTCCATTTAAGAACGGGCAAGCTAGTCTTCAAGCGCCAAGTAAAAGGTGATGAAAACACAGTTGCCTGGTCATCTGGCCAAGTGGTTGATGACCAGATCATGATTACCGGCCATGACGTTGGCTCCAGCAATAAAATTTACACGGACTCGCCCAAGGGGCTGAATGCCGTATGGTTTGATCTAGAAGGGAAGCAAATCAACCAGAAGCGCCTGTCGATGGATGAAGTATTTCAGTTTACCAGCGCCTCAATCGGTGGAATTAAGGGTAAAAACCTCTATATCCACGAAACAGCCATTGACGAAAAGGGCAATTTTATCATCGCCTGCGAATACTACAATAGCTTCAACGGTGGCCTCTCCGCTCTTGAAGGTTTGGTCATTGGCCTTGACGAAACCTTTAATCTTGAGGCCGTAGCGCTGGTTGAGAAGGGTAGGTCGCGAAACGGTGAAGGCATCGCAAGAACACTCTCGGGTGGTATTAGTCTTGGCCGGAAGGAAACTGTCGCTGCGATCGCGGCGGCTAACGGGGAGTTTGACCATGCGCTGCTGCACACGGAGGCGGGCGCGACAACCGTTGCCTACTTTGGTGGAAATAAGACCGTTCGTCAAGACGGCAACCTTTCGATTTTCGTCAACTTGGTGAAAGATGGCCAAATCAAGCAGGAGAAAATGTCTTTCAGCGCCAACACTGATTTTGTGCGCATCCTACCCGCTCGCCCCGGCTACATCGCGGTTGCCGAGTACGACAAAGACACTAAAAGCCTCAACGTCCGGGTAGAACGACTCAATTTCTGA